Proteins encoded together in one Amphritea japonica ATCC BAA-1530 window:
- a CDS encoding TetR/AcrR family transcriptional regulator: MKPTDSAPSSRNYHHGDLYQSLLLMATEMITEGGTENLSMRKLADRVGVSRTAPYHHFKDKNVLLCAIAEQGFERVEKLLLEARTQEKAVSLTAAFTEYVHTYIELAHQHREQYDLMFGREIWRNGTPTASLQNRSRQHFKSWLNWIEHLSDQNVIHSGDSTLRTAQVCWATLHGLCRLLNDGIYTEQSHLKEMVDTAVNMMLKDA; the protein is encoded by the coding sequence ATGAAACCAACAGATTCCGCACCATCATCCCGCAATTATCATCATGGCGACCTTTACCAGTCACTGCTTTTAATGGCCACAGAGATGATTACAGAGGGAGGCACCGAAAACCTTTCCATGCGTAAGCTTGCTGATCGGGTAGGCGTTTCACGGACCGCACCCTACCACCACTTTAAAGATAAAAACGTACTTCTCTGTGCGATTGCTGAGCAGGGATTTGAAAGAGTTGAAAAACTACTTCTTGAGGCTCGAACTCAGGAAAAAGCGGTCTCTCTGACAGCCGCTTTCACCGAGTATGTACATACGTATATTGAACTTGCCCATCAACACCGGGAGCAATATGACCTGATGTTCGGCCGAGAAATATGGCGCAATGGAACACCGACTGCATCACTTCAAAACAGATCACGGCAACATTTCAAAAGTTGGCTTAACTGGATCGAACACCTGTCCGATCAGAACGTTATTCACTCCGGTGACTCAACACTGCGAACAGCACAGGTATGTTGGGCAACCCTTCACGGGCTCTGCCGATTGTTAAATGATGGAATCTATACCGAACAAAGCCATCTGAAAGAGATGGTCGATACCGCTGTGAATATGATGTTGAAAGACGCTTAA